The DNA region TCGACACGCCCACGGCGGCAGCTAGATCGGAGACGGTCCGTGCGCCGGGGCCGCGGGCCAGTTCGACGACAAGGCGCTGCTCGCCCGCGGGGAGTTGCCACAGTTGCTGCTGGTAGTGCGGGGCCAGTCGGTCCAGTAGCGCCTCGACGGCCGGGGTGAGCGCGTCGAGGCTGCCGGCGTCGGCGCACTGGGCCAGCAGATGCCACGTCCGTGGCGTCCCTCCGACGATGTCGCGGATTGCCGCGACGCGGTCGCGGCCTCGGGCCGACTGCAGGAACGCGACGAGGTCGGTGTCCCCGCGCCGCTGCGCCGCCCGGTCCAGCAGGACGACGGCGTCGTCGACACTCAACCCGGCGATCCGCTCGATCATGAATGATCCGTACCAGGGGTATTCGCGCGACGAGACACCGGTGAACAGTGTTGGCGCGGTGGCGAATACCAGGACAGCCGTGGTTGTCTCGACCCAGGCGCGCAGGCTGCCCTGGCCCGCTTCCCCGATGCCGTCGAACACCCGGTCGAGGTTCTCGATGGCCAGCAGGATCGTCCTACCTGCCGCCGCCTGCATCACGGCGCCCTCGATTCCGACCGGGTCCCTCCCGCGTCGCAGCGTCCTGGCCTCCTCGCCCAGTTCTGAACTGATGGCGCGGGCTATCTCGACGAGCAGGTCGGCATACGAGCCGATGGCCAGTGAGTCCTCGGCAATGAGCACGGGCAGAACATGTTTCGCCGTCGAGGTGTCGGACAGCGCCCGACCGAGAGTGACGTGCAGGGTGTGTGTCTTTCCCGACCCGCGCGGCCCGACCAGCAGGGTGTGGGGTCGTGAACCGTCGCGTGCCGAGGAGATGATGCGCTGTGTCAGGGCCTGCAGGAGGTCGGAGCGGCCCACCGTCAACGCCTCGAGTTCGGTCAACGACATCGCCGACGGTGTGAACAGTGCGGGGATGGTCACCGGCGCATGGCTTTCCACGCACGCTGCAGCAGCGGTGAGGAGAACTGGTCGGCATCCCCGGCGCGCACCAGATAATGGTCGAGCGTCAGCCGTTCGATGAACGACACCAGTTGCGCCCTGTCGGTGATCGGGTTGCCTTCGCTGCGGAGTCGCATCAGTACGGTGTCGACGTCCAGTGGTCGGTTCGTGTGTGCGTAGATGTCGAGCAGGCGGCCGATGGCGGGTGCGTCCGCACCGTAGTAGTGGGGGAGCCGATCTCGGTAGTGCCGCAGATCCCAAGGGTCGTAGGGACTCTCGATCGCGTCCAGCACCAGCAGGTCGACGAGTTCGGGGTAGGCCGCGACCTGGGTGTCGTACGACGACTTCCTGGCGGCGGCCACCAGGTGCTGGATGTAATACGGCACGTTCTCGGCGGCCGAGGCGATCGCGGCCGCGACGGCGTGCTGGTCGGTGGTCGGTGTGGCACTGCCCAGGAGTAGGCATTCGGCGAGGTAGGTCGCGTGGTCGGAGCGGATGGGGCCCACGGCGATCTTCGGGATGTCGTTGACGGTGGCGGGGGCGTCGTCGGACACATGATGGAATCCGATCGATCCGGACAGCACCGTCGCGACCTTTCCCGGATTCTCCTGGCGGACCCGGCGGAGCAGGTGCAGGAAGGTGTCGCCGGACCCGGGGTCCGCACGCTCCAGGTTGCGGGCCAGCACGCTCACCTCGTCGATGAACAGCGCCAGCGTGTGGCCGCGGGCCCGGCGGATCGCATTGTCGAGCAACTCGTCCAGTGTCGCGGCGGCGCGGGCGTCGCGTTCCAGGCGGACCGGCCCTGCGGTGAGGGTGAGTCGGATCTTGGCGAGTTCCTTCGACCAGGACGGGTCGAGTCGGGCCAACTCGGAGATCAGCGCCGACACGAACTCGGTGTAACTCTCCCGTTCGGCGCTGACGGCCACGACGACGGCGCCCTGCTCGGCGGCCATCCGCTGCACCAGGCGCGACAACGAGGTCTTGCCATGCCGCCGGTCTCCGACCAGGACCGCCCCCGAATGCACCAGGGCCGCGAGGACGTCGTTCGACTCGCGGACGCGACCGACCACGTCTTCGGTGGGGACGACACCACCGACGACAAGGGACATCGGGCGCGGTTGCCAGTTCATCGGACAAGAATACGTCAATTCGGACGTACATCTACTCAGTTGTACGTCGTCGATGTCGTGTATCTGTGAGTTCGCCAAACGATAACGTGTTCTATTAGCCTTTCGAAGTAACTGCGATGAGCCGCTCGGGCGAAGAGCGGACAGTCGAGAGGACACACAGCATGGCGGTTGATCCACGCACCCCGGTCATCGTCGGTGTCGGGCAGTTCACCGAGCGGATCGACGACCCTGCCTACCGCGGGATGTCTGCGGTGGACCTCGCCACGGCGGCGGCTCGGGCGGCGCTGGCGGACACCGGCGCCGACGAGGCGCTGGTCGCCGAGGCTGTCGACACCGTCTTCGGCCTGCGGCAGTTCGAGATCTCCGGACCCATGCCGGCGACCTTGGGCAAGTCGAACAACTACCCGCGATCGGTGATGAACCGCCTCGGCGGTGATCCGGCCCGTGTCGTCCTGGAACCAGTGGGCGGACAGAGTCCGCAGAAGCTCGTCACCGAGGCCGGCAACACGATCGTCGCGGGGGACGCGGACGTCGTCATGATCATGGGCTCCGAGCCTGGCTCTACCGCAAAGTATTTCGCCGGCAGAGCCGACAAGCCCGACTTCACCGAAGATGTCGCCGGCCAGCTCGAGGATCGTGGTCACCAGATATTCAGCTACATCGACGAGTACACCGTCCAGCACGGGCTCACCGGTGCGCCGGTGCAGTACGGTCTTCTCGACAACGCCCGACGGTCCCGTCTGGGGCTGAGTGTCAGCGAATACCGACACCAGATGGCCGAACTGTTCGCGCCGATGTCGAGAGTTGCTGCCAAGAACCCGTTCTCGTCGTCCCCGGTGGAGCGCTCGGTCGAGGAGATCGAGACGGTCACAGACGAGAACCGGATGATCTGTGACCCCTATCCCCGGCTACTGGTCGCCCGCGACACCGTGAACCAGGGTGCTGCCGCGGTGCTGATGTCCGTGGCGGCTGCGCGCAGACTCGGTGTGCCCGAGGAGAAGTGGGTGTACCTGCACGGGCATTCGGACCTGATCGAACAGGGCCTGCTGTCGCGGGCCGACCTCGGAGCGGGTCCGGCTTCGGTAGCGGCCGCCCATGAGGCGCTGCGGGTCGCAGGGGTCGGTGTCGACGACATCGCCACCTTCGATCTCTACAGTTGTTTTCCCTTCCCGGTGTTCGTGATCTGTGAGGCACTCGGGTTGGCCGCGAACGACCCTCGCGGGCTGACCCTCACCGGTGGTCTCCCGTACTTCGGCGGCCCCGGCAACAGCTATGCACTGCACGGCATCGCCGAGACCGTCGAGCAGATGCGCGACCACCCGGGGCGATTCGGTTTCGTCGGTGCCAACGGCGGGATCATGAGCAAGTATTCGGTCGGTGTGTACTCGACCGAACCGGTCGAATGGCGCACCTCCCGCAGTGCCGAACTGACCGGGCAGATCGCCGCCCTTCCGACGGTGCCGGTGACGAAGACCGTGGACGGCCCAGGAACCATCGAGACCTACTCGGTGCGCTACGACTGGCCGGTGCGGACAGGCATCATCGTCGGCCGCCTGGACGCCGACGGATCCCGTTTCATGGCGACCACCGAGAACCCCGAGTTGGTGTCGTTGATGTCCGACGGTGACCCCTTGGGCGCGAAAGTTGTTGTCAACAGCACAGATAACGGCAACCGCGCGGTCCTGCGCTAGCTCACCCCAGGCCGTCGAGTTTTCCTGCGAGTCGTTCGACGTAGCGGGCGACGTCGTCGGGGTTGCGGTCGGGTAGGCCGAAGAGGACTTCGGTGACGCCGAGGTCTTTCCAGCTGAGCAGTTTGTCGGGGTCGGGTTTGAAGTCGAGCGCGACGATGGTGGGGGTGCCGTCGCGGTCGGCGGCGGCCCAGGTGTCCTGCAGGAGTTTGACGGGTTCGTCGATGGTGATGTCGCGGGGGGTGGTGATCCAGCCGTCGGCGGATTTGGCGATCCACTTGAAGTTCTTTTCGGTGCCGGCGGCGCCGACGAGGACCGGGATGTGGGTCTGGATGGGTTTGGGCCAGGCCCAGGAGGGGCCGAAGTCGACGAACTCGCCGTGGTATTCGGCTTCTTCGTGGGTCCACAGGGCGCGCATGGCTTCGAGGTATTCGCGCAGCATGGTGCGCCGCCGGGCGGGGGGCACGTTGTGGTCGGCGAGTTCGTCGGTGTTCCAGCCGTAGCCCACGCCCAGTGAGACCCGTCCGCCGGAGAGGTGGTCGAGGGTGGCGATGGATTTGGCCAGGGTGATGGGGTCGTGTTCGACGGGCAGGGCCACCGCGGTGGACAGTCGCACGCGGGTGGTGACCGCGGCGGCGGTGCCCAGGGAGACCCAGGGGTCCAGGGTGCGCATGTAGCGGTCATCGGGCAGGGTCTCGTCGCCGGTGGTGGGGTGGGCGGCGTCGCGTTTGATGGGGATGTGGGTGTGTTCGGGGACGTAGAACGTGGTGAAGCCGTGCTCGTCGGCCAGTGTGGCCGCCGCGGCCGGGGTGATCCCACGATCAGAGGTGAACAACACCAAACCAAAGTCCATACCCAGAATTAGAACGTGTTCCAATCCGCCGGCGCAAGGCGGGTTCCTGCCGGAAGACGATTCCGTTGTCGTTGGGCGGTTTTCGTCAGCGCGAGTGATACCCGCGACGGCAGCTCTCACCGTTGATTCGATGGCCACCATGACGACCGAACGCATCTCCGACCAGATCAAGTTCGCCTACTGGGTGCCCAACGTCAGCGGCGGCCTGGTGACCAGCGACATCGAGCAGCGGACCGACTGGAACTACGAGTACAACGCCAAGTTGGCGCAGACAGCGGAGAACAACGGCTTCGAGTACGCGCTGTCGCAGGTCCGCTACGAGGCCAGCTACGGGGCCGAGTACCAGCACGAATCGACGAGCTTCAGCCTGGCGCTGCTGCTCGCCACCCGACGACTCAAGGTCATCGCCGCCGTCCACCCGGGTCTGTGGCAGCCCGCGGTGCTGGCAAAGCTCGGCGCCACCGCCGACCACCTGTCGGGTGGCCGCTTCGCGGTCAACGTGGTGTCGGGGTGGTTCAAGGACGAGTTCACCCACCTGGGCGAGCCGTGGCTGGAGCACGACGAGCGCTACCGTCGCAGCGCCGAATTCCTCCAGGTTCTTCGCAAGATCTGGACCGAGGACGACGTCGACTACCGCGGTGACTTCTACCGGATCCACGACTTCACCCTGAAGCCGAAGCCTCTCAACACGCCCGAACGACCGAACCCGGAGATCTTCCAGGGCGGCAATTCCACCGCGGCCCGCCGTAACGGCGGGCTCCACTCGGACTGGTACTTCTCCAATGGCAAGGATTTCGACGGCGTCACCGAGCAGTTGGTCGATGTCCGCGATCACGCCCGCACCGCGGGCCGCGAGGTGAAGTTCGGGCTCAACGGCTTCATCATCGCCCGGGACACAGAGCAGGAAGCCAAGGACACGTTGCGGGAGATCATCGAGAAGGCCAACCGGCCCGCCGTGGACGGATTCCGTTCCGCTGTTCAGCAGGCCGGCAACTCCACCGGGGACAGGAAGGGCATGTGGGCCGACTCGTCATTCGAGGATCTGGTGCAGTACAACGACGGTTTCCGGACTCAGCTGATCGGCACCCCCGAACAGATCGCAGAACGCATCGCGGCCTACCGCAGGCGCGGAGTCGACCTGATTCTCGGCGGCTTCCTGCATTTCCAGGAGGAGATCGAGTACTTCGGCTCGCGGGTGCTGCCGCTCGTTCGCGAAATCGAGCATTCGGACAGGGAGGCGACCGACTCACCGGCGCTCGTGTCCGCATCGGTTCCCTGAGGGGTGCCTGTGAGTGCCGCGCCGAGGTGCCGAGGCGTGACGGCGGTGCCCACGGGTGCGCTAGCGTGGATCATCGAATCGCTCAGGCGGTCCGTGGCTGGAAGTCAGACCACGTCGTCACCGTCCATCCGATGCCCGCACAGCACAGGGAGAGGTCATGTCGTACCCACAAGGCGCGCCCGGAGGCTCGGGTTACCCGCCCGCGCAGCAGCCGAACGCCCAGTTCTCCGCACCCACGCAGCAGTTCAGCAAGGTCCCTGAGTCCGACTCGGCCGGCACGGACCCGACCAAGCTGCCCATGTACCTCGCCGCGGCCGTCGCGGTGCTGGGCCTCTTCGTTTTTGTCGGAGGTCTCGGCCCCCAGTTCAGCGCGGGCACCGAGTTCTTCATCACGCCGTTCCGTATCGACATCGCGGTGACCGCCGCAATCCTGGCTGCACTCATCGCCGGTGTCGGCCTGATGCCGAAGCAGAAGGCGCGCCCTGCGGTCGTCGGGGTGCTGTCGCTGTTGGGCTTCCTGCTGGTCATCTCGATCGTGCTGACCGCTCCGAGCGGCGTCACCATCGACTGGGGCATGTATCTGCTCATCGCCTTCACCGCGATCCAGGCGATCGTCGGCGTCGGTGCACTGCTGCTCGACGCCGGAGTCATCACCGCGCCGGTGTCACGGCCCAAGTACGACCAGCACCAGCAGTACGGCCAGTACCCCGGCTACTACGGTCAGCCGCAGGGACAGCCTCAGCACGGTGGACCCCCGCACCAGCAGGGGCCTCCGCAGCAGCGTCCGGGCTACCCCTCGCAGTACGGCGGCAGCGGCTACCCCGGTACCGGCCCCTCGACGGGTGGGTTCCCCGCCGTGTCCCAGGGCGGACAGGGCGGACAGTCCGGACCGCCGACCCCGCCGACCGGGTTCCCCACGTACGGCCAGCCGCCGGCGAGCAACACCCCGACGACGCAGGTGCCCACGCAACACCAGGCGCCTTCTTCCTCCCAGTCGGATCAGTCCTCGTCGTAGTCTGAGCCGCGCGTGCGCGAACGTCGCGCGCCTGAGCGTGTGCGAGGAGCGGCCCAGCCCGTGCAGAACCAACCAGTCGGGACACGCCAGGCGCGTGACCTGCTCAGGGTGGCGTTCGGGCCGTCCGTGGTCGCACTGGTCGTCATCGCCGCGGTGGTGCTGCTGCAGCTGCTGATCGCCAACAGCGACATGACCGGCGCGCTCGGCGCCATCGCCAGCATGTGGCTGGGGGTGCACCAGGTGCCGATCTCGATCGGCGGCAGTGCGCTGGGCGTGATGCCGCTGTTCCCGGTGCTGCTCATGGTCTACGGCACCGCACGCACCACGGCGGCCGCCACCACCAGCACCTCGTGGTTCGTCACCCGCTGGGTGGTGGCCTCCGCGGTGGGCGGGCCGATGCTGATCGCCGCGATCTGCCTGGCGGTGATCCACGACGCCGCATCGGTGCTGACCGAACTGCAGACTCCGGACGCGCTGGTCGCATTCGGAAGTGTGTTGACCGTGCACGTGATCGGGGCGCTGCTAGGCGTGGGCTCCCGGGTGGGCCGGCCGCTTCTGCTCGCGTCCCCGCTCCCGCGCTGGGTGCCCGACGCCTTCCGGGCAGCTGCGGTGGGCGTGATCACGCTGATGGGGCTTTCCGGCGCGATCGTCGCGGGATCGCTGATCGTCCACTGGTCGACCATGCACGAGCTGTACTCGATCACCGACTCCATGTTCGGCCAGTTCAGCCTGACCGTGCTGTCGGTGCTCTATCTGCCCAACGTGATGGTCGGCGCGGCAGCGGTGGCGGTCGGCTCCAGCGCTCATGTGGGGCTTGCGACGTTCAGCTCGTTCACTGTCTTCGGCGGCGACATCCCGGCGCTGCCGGTGCTGGCCGCCGTGCCGACCCCGCCGCTCGGGCCGGCGTGGGTCGGTCTGCTGATCGTCGCTGCGGTGTCCGGAGTCGCCGTCGGGCAGCAGTGCGCCCGACATCCGCTGCCCGTGCTGTCCGCGCTGGCGAAGGTGGTCGTCGCGGCGGCCGTTGCGGCCGCGGCGATGGCGCTGCTGGCAGTGGCCGGCGGGGGAGAGCTGGGGAACTTCGGCGACGTGGGCGTCGATCAGACGACGTTCGCACCCGGGGTCTTCGTATGGTTCGCCGGCATCGGCGCGCTGACGGTGGCGATGTCGGGGGGATTCCGGCCGCGGGTGCGCCGTCCGAAGGTCGCCGCCGACGTCGATGCACCGGCGGACGGCTCCGAGAACGAGTTCGACGAGTCCGACCCGGGCACCTCCGAGATCGACCCGGCCGACATCGACCCGGTGACCGTCGAGATGGTCGTCGACGACGAGTCCGAACGCGCGCCGGTGGTCGACGCCGAGCCCGTGCCGCCGCCGGTGCTCGATGACGTGCCACCGCTGGATGAGCTGGACCCCGAGGAGCACTTCGTCGTAGACGACGCGGACTCTTCCGAAGGCGGCCACCGCGGAGGAACCGCCGGTTAGCCACCCATTAGGCTCTCAGGCGTGCAGCCAGCGGTCCGAGTGCCCCCGAGTGCGCCGGCGCGGGTGGTGGTGCTCGCATCCGGCGCCGGTTCGCTGCTCGCGTCACTGCTGCGATCCGCCGTCGGCGACTATCCCGCGCGGGTGGTGGCGCTCGGAACCGATCGCACGTGCGCCGCTCTGGACATCGCCGCCGCCGCGTCGGTGCCGACGTTCACGGTGCCGCTCGGCGACCATCCGGACCGGGCCGCCTGGGACGCTGCCATGACCGAGGCGACGGCTGCGCACCAGCCTGACCTGGTGGTGTCAGCCGGATTCATGAAAATCCTTGGGCCCAGCTTTCTTTCGAGATTTCCCGCGCGGGTGGTCAATACCCACCCTGCGCTGCTGCCCGCATTCCCCGGCGCGCACGCGGTCCGTGACGCGCTGGCCTACGGGGTCAGGGTCACCGGCTGCACGGTGCACCTGGTCGACGCGGGCACCGATACCGGGCCGATCCTCGCC from Mycobacterium sp. DL includes:
- a CDS encoding DUF5336 domain-containing protein, with protein sequence MSYPQGAPGGSGYPPAQQPNAQFSAPTQQFSKVPESDSAGTDPTKLPMYLAAAVAVLGLFVFVGGLGPQFSAGTEFFITPFRIDIAVTAAILAALIAGVGLMPKQKARPAVVGVLSLLGFLLVISIVLTAPSGVTIDWGMYLLIAFTAIQAIVGVGALLLDAGVITAPVSRPKYDQHQQYGQYPGYYGQPQGQPQHGGPPHQQGPPQQRPGYPSQYGGSGYPGTGPSTGGFPAVSQGGQGGQSGPPTPPTGFPTYGQPPASNTPTTQVPTQHQAPSSSQSDQSSS
- the purN gene encoding phosphoribosylglycinamide formyltransferase, which produces MQPAVRVPPSAPARVVVLASGAGSLLASLLRSAVGDYPARVVALGTDRTCAALDIAAAASVPTFTVPLGDHPDRAAWDAAMTEATAAHQPDLVVSAGFMKILGPSFLSRFPARVVNTHPALLPAFPGAHAVRDALAYGVRVTGCTVHLVDAGTDTGPILAQQAVPVLDGDDEATLHERIKVIERDLLVDVLAALAFGGVTWTGRKATIG
- a CDS encoding ATP-binding protein, which translates into the protein MSLVVGGVVPTEDVVGRVRESNDVLAALVHSGAVLVGDRRHGKTSLSRLVQRMAAEQGAVVVAVSAERESYTEFVSALISELARLDPSWSKELAKIRLTLTAGPVRLERDARAAATLDELLDNAIRRARGHTLALFIDEVSVLARNLERADPGSGDTFLHLLRRVRQENPGKVATVLSGSIGFHHVSDDAPATVNDIPKIAVGPIRSDHATYLAECLLLGSATPTTDQHAVAAAIASAAENVPYYIQHLVAAARKSSYDTQVAAYPELVDLLVLDAIESPYDPWDLRHYRDRLPHYYGADAPAIGRLLDIYAHTNRPLDVDTVLMRLRSEGNPITDRAQLVSFIERLTLDHYLVRAGDADQFSSPLLQRAWKAMRR
- a CDS encoding acetyl-CoA acetyltransferase, with the translated sequence MAVDPRTPVIVGVGQFTERIDDPAYRGMSAVDLATAAARAALADTGADEALVAEAVDTVFGLRQFEISGPMPATLGKSNNYPRSVMNRLGGDPARVVLEPVGGQSPQKLVTEAGNTIVAGDADVVMIMGSEPGSTAKYFAGRADKPDFTEDVAGQLEDRGHQIFSYIDEYTVQHGLTGAPVQYGLLDNARRSRLGLSVSEYRHQMAELFAPMSRVAAKNPFSSSPVERSVEEIETVTDENRMICDPYPRLLVARDTVNQGAAAVLMSVAAARRLGVPEEKWVYLHGHSDLIEQGLLSRADLGAGPASVAAAHEALRVAGVGVDDIATFDLYSCFPFPVFVICEALGLAANDPRGLTLTGGLPYFGGPGNSYALHGIAETVEQMRDHPGRFGFVGANGGIMSKYSVGVYSTEPVEWRTSRSAELTGQIAALPTVPVTKTVDGPGTIETYSVRYDWPVRTGIIVGRLDADGSRFMATTENPELVSLMSDGDPLGAKVVVNSTDNGNRAVLR
- a CDS encoding LLM class F420-dependent oxidoreductase, yielding MDFGLVLFTSDRGITPAAAATLADEHGFTTFYVPEHTHIPIKRDAAHPTTGDETLPDDRYMRTLDPWVSLGTAAAVTTRVRLSTAVALPVEHDPITLAKSIATLDHLSGGRVSLGVGYGWNTDELADHNVPPARRRTMLREYLEAMRALWTHEEAEYHGEFVDFGPSWAWPKPIQTHIPVLVGAAGTEKNFKWIAKSADGWITTPRDITIDEPVKLLQDTWAAADRDGTPTIVALDFKPDPDKLLSWKDLGVTEVLFGLPDRNPDDVARYVERLAGKLDGLG
- the sfnG gene encoding dimethylsulfone monooxygenase SfnG; protein product: MTTERISDQIKFAYWVPNVSGGLVTSDIEQRTDWNYEYNAKLAQTAENNGFEYALSQVRYEASYGAEYQHESTSFSLALLLATRRLKVIAAVHPGLWQPAVLAKLGATADHLSGGRFAVNVVSGWFKDEFTHLGEPWLEHDERYRRSAEFLQVLRKIWTEDDVDYRGDFYRIHDFTLKPKPLNTPERPNPEIFQGGNSTAARRNGGLHSDWYFSNGKDFDGVTEQLVDVRDHARTAGREVKFGLNGFIIARDTEQEAKDTLREIIEKANRPAVDGFRSAVQQAGNSTGDRKGMWADSSFEDLVQYNDGFRTQLIGTPEQIAERIAAYRRRGVDLILGGFLHFQEEIEYFGSRVLPLVREIEHSDREATDSPALVSASVP
- a CDS encoding MarR family transcriptional regulator, producing the protein MTIPALFTPSAMSLTELEALTVGRSDLLQALTQRIISSARDGSRPHTLLVGPRGSGKTHTLHVTLGRALSDTSTAKHVLPVLIAEDSLAIGSYADLLVEIARAISSELGEEARTLRRGRDPVGIEGAVMQAAAGRTILLAIENLDRVFDGIGEAGQGSLRAWVETTTAVLVFATAPTLFTGVSSREYPWYGSFMIERIAGLSVDDAVVLLDRAAQRRGDTDLVAFLQSARGRDRVAAIRDIVGGTPRTWHLLAQCADAGSLDALTPAVEALLDRLAPHYQQQLWQLPAGEQRLVVELARGPGARTVSDLAAAVGVSNQSASAALGRLAADQWVTSSKADEDRRTSWYDLTDPLLRNYLHYRGS
- a CDS encoding DUF6350 family protein — its product is MQNQPVGTRQARDLLRVAFGPSVVALVVIAAVVLLQLLIANSDMTGALGAIASMWLGVHQVPISIGGSALGVMPLFPVLLMVYGTARTTAAATTSTSWFVTRWVVASAVGGPMLIAAICLAVIHDAASVLTELQTPDALVAFGSVLTVHVIGALLGVGSRVGRPLLLASPLPRWVPDAFRAAAVGVITLMGLSGAIVAGSLIVHWSTMHELYSITDSMFGQFSLTVLSVLYLPNVMVGAAAVAVGSSAHVGLATFSSFTVFGGDIPALPVLAAVPTPPLGPAWVGLLIVAAVSGVAVGQQCARHPLPVLSALAKVVVAAAVAAAAMALLAVAGGGELGNFGDVGVDQTTFAPGVFVWFAGIGALTVAMSGGFRPRVRRPKVAADVDAPADGSENEFDESDPGTSEIDPADIDPVTVEMVVDDESERAPVVDAEPVPPPVLDDVPPLDELDPEEHFVVDDADSSEGGHRGGTAG